The stretch of DNA CAAGAAAGTATATGCCTGGGCCGTAGCCCTTTGGAGCGGAGCAACGGCTTTTACCGGAGTCTGCACCGGCCTGACCAGTCTACTCTTCGGACGGGCACTTCTGGGGGTGACTGAATCACCTTGCTGGCCCGGCGGAGCCAAAATTACGGCTTCCTGGTTCCCGAAGCAGGAACGGGCCTTGGCAACGGGCTTCTGGGACGCGGCTTCCAAATGGGGGCCGACGATTGCTCCACCCATTCTTGTGGCGTTAATCGTGCCGTTCGGCTGGAGAGCGCTGTTCTTCATTACGGGAGCCATTGGCCTGATCTTTGTCGTAATCTTTGCACTTTTTTACCGCCAGCCGGAGAAGCATCCGAGAATCAGCCAAGAGGAGCTTGATTATATCAAGGCCGGCGGCGGAGGTACTGCGCAGGAGATCGGCGCTTCCAAGGTATCCTGGGGCGCGCTGTTCAAGCATAAGAGCGTGTGGGGCATGATTCTCGGCTTCTTCTGCTATATCTGGATATTCAATATTTTTGTGACCTTCCTGCCGCTCTACTTGATGAAGACCCAGAATGTTTCGCTGAAGTCGCTGGGTATTTATGCGAGCATTCCTTGGTTCGGCGGCGTTATCGGCGCGATTCTCGGCGGTTATGTCAGCAAGCTTCTGGTCGATAAAAGGGGCGCCAAGCCGCTTGTCGCCAAACGGGCCGTCATCAGTGTATGCGCGGTTCTGGCAGGGATTACCGTCATTATAATCCCGTATGCGGGCAGCCTGCCGGCGACGCTGGCCTTCATGACGGTCGCGCTTGTCCTGTTGTCCGCCTTGTCCAGTTCCGCATGGGCACTGCCGGGAGATGTGGCCCCGGCCTCAATGGTCGCTTCTGTTGGAAGCATTCAGAATTTCGGCGGTTACTTCGGCGGGGCGTTGTCTCCGGTCGTGGTCGGCATGATCGCCGACAAGACCGGTTCGTATACGATGGCCTTTACGAGTGGCGGCATTATCGCCGCCTGTGCGGCCTTGTGTTACTGGCTTCTTGTTAGAAAGCCGATTGCAGAATAGACAAATAAGGATTCGGGAGGAATCATACATGGAAAAGTGGAAGGTTATACGCACAATCGAAGAGACGGGGAT from Paenibacillus sophorae encodes:
- a CDS encoding MFS transporter → METKVSSAVPAVKTKTATRVRWTVVIWLLVGGIINFLDRTNLSIAAPDMMKDLNLSNTDIGLMGSVFAWSYAFMQLPAGWLLDRLGAKKVYAWAVALWSGATAFTGVCTGLTSLLFGRALLGVTESPCWPGGAKITASWFPKQERALATGFWDAASKWGPTIAPPILVALIVPFGWRALFFITGAIGLIFVVIFALFYRQPEKHPRISQEELDYIKAGGGGTAQEIGASKVSWGALFKHKSVWGMILGFFCYIWIFNIFVTFLPLYLMKTQNVSLKSLGIYASIPWFGGVIGAILGGYVSKLLVDKRGAKPLVAKRAVISVCAVLAGITVIIIPYAGSLPATLAFMTVALVLLSALSSSAWALPGDVAPASMVASVGSIQNFGGYFGGALSPVVVGMIADKTGSYTMAFTSGGIIAACAALCYWLLVRKPIAE